The DNA window CGGCGAGGTTCAGGCTCTCCAGGAAGGTGCCCTGGTTCGACGCGCCGTCGCCGACGAAGGTGATGCCGACGCCGCGGTCGCCGCGCACCTTGGCCGCCAGCGCGGCGCCGCAGATCAGCGGCGCGCCGGCGCCGAGGATGCCGTTGGCGCCCATCATGCCCTTGGACAGGTCGGCGATGTGCATCGACCCGCCCTTGCCGCGGCAGGCGCCGGTGCTGCGGCCGTAGATCTCCGCCATCATCGCGTGGACGTCGACGCCCTTGGCGATGCAGTGGCCGTGGCCGCGGTGGGTGGAGGCGATGCGGTCGTTGTCGTTCAGGTGCATCATGATGCCGGTGGCGCAGGCCTCCTCACCGGCATAGAGGTGGACGAAGCCGGGGATGTCGCCCTTGGCGAAATCGACGTGCAGCCGCTCCTCGAACTCGCGGATCGTCCGCATGGTGCGGTAGGCCTTCAGCAGCTCGTCCTTGCCGAGGGGGAAGGGATTCTGGGCCATGAGGTGTTTTCTCCCTGGATTGTATTTGGAGTTTAGAAAGCGGCCGTGACGGGCACCGGGGTGCCGGTCAGCAGCCGGTTCTGGCCAGCGTGCCGCATCACCGCGGCGACGTTGACCGTGCGGAAGGCGTCGTCCCGGAGCGTCAGGGACAGACGGTCGCGTTCGGAGAAGGACAGTTCGCGTTCGCCATCCAGCGCGATGGAGCCGGCGGCGACTTCCGGCACGAAGGCCACGTCGGCCGGCATGCGGCGCCAGTCGGTGATGCCGACCCGGGCCATCATTCCCGGCGCGATGGGGGCGTGGAGCGTGGTGGTGTTCTTGCGGCAGTCGCCGTCCGGCGACAGGCGAACCATCAGGCCGCCGCTCTCGTCGCGGCCGACGGGTTCCAGCAGGCCGGCGATGGCCGACATGCCGATCACCTCGGGGTCGGCGAAGGTGACGTAGAGTTCGCGGAAATTCTCGGTTCGCCACAGGGCGCGGGCGCCGATGTAGCGCTCCGTCACCAGCGCCACGTCGACCAGCGCCATGTCGGTGACGGCACCGCCGTTGAGCGAGACATCGATGCGCTTGTTGGCGGCGAAGGCGATGTGCGGCGGCACCCGGCCGGTTACCGCCAGCCCGGTGGCGAGCCCGGTGATCGTCGGCTCGCGATGTTCGGGGAAGGCGTTGTTGGTGCCGGTGGAGATGCCGGCGATGGGCACCGTCCCGCATTCCGCCGCCACCGCCCGGTGGGTGCCGTCGCCGCCCAGCACCACCAGGGCCGAGACGCCGGCCCGCCGCATCTCGGCCGTGGCGCTGTGGGTGTCGGCGACGGTGCCGGTGACCGGCATGGAGACGGTGTGGAGGGCGGGGTAGATGTCCTCGCCGCGCGCTCTCGCCCGCATCATGCCGCGTTCGACATGGGCGCGGATGCCGCCATTCTCCGGCATCATCAGGACGTCACGCACCCCGCAGGCATGCAGCGCCGCCAGCACCCGCAGCAGGATGTTCGCCCGGTCGGCGATCTGCAGGCTGGTGGCGTTGGCGACGACCCGGCGGATATCGCGGGCCGAAACCGGATTGGCGACGATGCCGACGACCGGAGCCAAGATTGCGCCTCCCCCTCGTTGCGGCGCGCCGTTGATCGACGCGCGGTTCGAAGGGGTAAGAGCAACCGCTGTGCCAGATGGCCAGTTCAGCGGATTTTCTTGATTATCAACGGTTGGGGTGATGCGCTGGGGTGGGGCGTTGCAACAGGTGTTGCACGGACTGTTGCGCCGCCGGTGCAACAGGTGTGGCGGCTTGCGATAGATCTGGAGCCAACCTGTGGCAACCCGGCATTCCACCCCTGCGCATCGCCCGTCTTGCCAAGCGTTCGCCCGCCGCTTTAGCTTCGTTTGGTCATACCAATGAACGATCCCAATGATCATCGACCGGGGAGGACAACACTCATGACCGTCATCGCCACCACCCAGCCGCGCGCGGCCCTGACCGAGGAGGCTCGGGCCGAGCTGACGGCTCTGCTGGGCGACCGGTTCACCACCTCCCTGCCAGTTCGCGAGCATCACGGCAAGGACGAGTCCTATCACACGCCCTTCCCGCCGGACGGCGTCGCCTTCGCCAATTCGACCGAAGAGGTCAGCGGGATCGTCAAGATCTGCGCGAAGCACAAGCTGCCGATCATCCCCTTCGGCACCGGCACCTCGCTGGAGGGCGGCATCGCGGCGCTGGCCGGCGGCATCACCATCGACCTGTCGGGCATGCAGCAGATCCTGCGCGTCAGCCCGGAGGATCTGGACGTCACCGTCCAGGCCGGCGTGACCCGCAAGCAGCTGAACGAGCATCTGCGCGACACCGGCCTGTTCTTCCCCATCGATCCCGGCGCCAACGCCTCTCTCGGCGGCATGTCGGCGACCAGGGCCAGCGGCACCAACGCCGTCCGCTACGGCACCATGCGCGAGAACGTCCTGGGCCTGACGGTGGTGCTGGCCGACGGCCGCGTCATCAAGACCGGCGGGCGGGCGCGCAAGTCGGCGGCCGGCTATGACCTGACCCGGCTGTTCGTGGGGTCCGAAGGCACGCTCGGCATCATCACCGAGGTGACGCTGAAGCTTTACGGCATTCCGGAAGCCATCTCGTCCGCCGTCTGCGCCTTCCCGACCATCAAGGGCGCGGTCGACACCGTGATCCAGACCATCCAGGTCGGCGTGCCCGTCGCCCGCATCGAGTTGCTGGACGAGGTGCAGATCGACGCGGTCAACAAATACTCCAAGCTCGACTACGCCGTGGCGCCCACCCTGTTCTTCGAATTCCACGGCACCGAGGCCGGGGTGAAGGAGCAGGCGGAGATGGTGGCCGCCATCGCCGCCGAGCATGGCGGCCTGGAGTTCGCCTGGGCCACCCGGCCGGAGGACCGGTCCAAGCTGTGGCAGGCCCGGCACGATGCCTATTACGCGGCGCTGGCCCTGCGTCCGGGATCGAAGGGCTGGCCGACCGACGTCTGCGTGCCGATCTCGCGGCTTGCCGACTGCATCCTGGAGACCAAGCAGGATTTGGCCGAGTCCAACATGCTGGCCCCGATGGTCGGCCATGTCGGCGACGGCAACTTCCACCTCGTCTATGTCCTCGACCCGGAGAATCCGGCCGAGTTGGCCGAGGCCCAGCGCCTTGCCGACAAGATGGTGACGCGCGCGCTGGAGATGGGCGGCACCTGCACCGGCGAACATGGCATCGGCTACGGCAAGATGGCGTTCCTGGAACAGGAGACCGGCGAAGCGTTCAACGTCATGGGCGACCTGAAGCGCGCCTTCGACCCGGACAACCTGCTGAATCCGGGCAAGGTGGTGCGGGTCTGATCACAAGCAAGTCTTCGAGTGCCTATGAAATACGCCCTACCTCTTAAGGGCTAGCCTGTTCTTGTCGGGTGGTTGTTATCGCTTCTA is part of the Azospirillum lipoferum 4B genome and encodes:
- a CDS encoding thiamine pyrophosphate-dependent dehydrogenase E1 component subunit alpha, translated to MAQNPFPLGKDELLKAYRTMRTIREFEERLHVDFAKGDIPGFVHLYAGEEACATGIMMHLNDNDRIASTHRGHGHCIAKGVDVHAMMAEIYGRSTGACRGKGGSMHIADLSKGMMGANGILGAGAPLICGAALAAKVRGDRGVGITFVGDGASNQGTFLESLNLAAVWNLPVVFVVENNGYAESTAMEWAVSCDSYVDRATGFGMPGVTVDGTDFFAVYEAAGEIIRRARDGGGPALLECNMVRFYGHFEGDAQTYRAKGELEAIRASRDCLTILSERVIEAGVIGRDELQAIDREVNALIEDATRAAKAAPLPVPEDLLRDVYVAY
- a CDS encoding ATP-NAD kinase family protein is translated as MAPVVGIVANPVSARDIRRVVANATSLQIADRANILLRVLAALHACGVRDVLMMPENGGIRAHVERGMMRARARGEDIYPALHTVSMPVTGTVADTHSATAEMRRAGVSALVVLGGDGTHRAVAAECGTVPIAGISTGTNNAFPEHREPTITGLATGLAVTGRVPPHIAFAANKRIDVSLNGGAVTDMALVDVALVTERYIGARALWRTENFRELYVTFADPEVIGMSAIAGLLEPVGRDESGGLMVRLSPDGDCRKNTTTLHAPIAPGMMARVGITDWRRMPADVAFVPEVAAGSIALDGERELSFSERDRLSLTLRDDAFRTVNVAAVMRHAGQNRLLTGTPVPVTAAF
- a CDS encoding FAD-linked oxidase C-terminal domain-containing protein gives rise to the protein MTVIATTQPRAALTEEARAELTALLGDRFTTSLPVREHHGKDESYHTPFPPDGVAFANSTEEVSGIVKICAKHKLPIIPFGTGTSLEGGIAALAGGITIDLSGMQQILRVSPEDLDVTVQAGVTRKQLNEHLRDTGLFFPIDPGANASLGGMSATRASGTNAVRYGTMRENVLGLTVVLADGRVIKTGGRARKSAAGYDLTRLFVGSEGTLGIITEVTLKLYGIPEAISSAVCAFPTIKGAVDTVIQTIQVGVPVARIELLDEVQIDAVNKYSKLDYAVAPTLFFEFHGTEAGVKEQAEMVAAIAAEHGGLEFAWATRPEDRSKLWQARHDAYYAALALRPGSKGWPTDVCVPISRLADCILETKQDLAESNMLAPMVGHVGDGNFHLVYVLDPENPAELAEAQRLADKMVTRALEMGGTCTGEHGIGYGKMAFLEQETGEAFNVMGDLKRAFDPDNLLNPGKVVRV